A window from Lactiplantibacillus pentosus encodes these proteins:
- a CDS encoding alpha/beta hydrolase, producing the protein MRYTQQAQFEKQSVNKGHTLAQSEKRMVVPPKRYLQQASRDQRGSVKKVTYQTTEQHVQYSKQALVYLPADYRQDRQKPYDVLYLMHGWNMSASDFLGETGTNQMTRWKLMLDHAIAEKRIKPLIVVAPTYYQDRTRITSDWDDDLPLNRRFATQELTNDLMPVIASQFHTYATGTQPSQLQQARNHQAFAGFSMGSATTWFVFQYDLKFFRYFMPMSGPNASDAAVMAKSVKSAGLNQDDFFIAASVGGADSTKYAMKPAIKSLWRQSVFTKDNLWYREDQHGGHDEQSFTNQSYNALPLLFKQ; encoded by the coding sequence ATGAGATATACCCAGCAAGCTCAGTTTGAAAAACAGTCGGTTAATAAAGGCCATACACTGGCACAATCTGAAAAACGAATGGTTGTACCACCCAAGCGATATTTGCAACAAGCCTCTCGTGATCAACGCGGTTCAGTGAAAAAAGTGACTTATCAGACGACAGAACAACATGTTCAGTATTCGAAACAGGCACTCGTCTACTTGCCGGCAGATTATCGACAGGATCGTCAAAAGCCATACGATGTCTTATATCTCATGCACGGTTGGAACATGTCCGCTTCGGATTTTTTAGGCGAAACTGGTACCAATCAAATGACAAGATGGAAATTGATGCTTGATCACGCGATTGCTGAAAAGCGAATTAAGCCACTCATAGTTGTGGCGCCGACCTATTATCAGGACCGGACAAGGATAACATCGGATTGGGACGATGACCTCCCGTTGAATCGGCGATTTGCGACGCAGGAATTAACCAACGACCTGATGCCAGTGATTGCCAGTCAGTTTCATACTTATGCGACTGGCACACAGCCATCACAATTGCAGCAAGCCCGCAATCATCAAGCATTTGCCGGCTTTTCAATGGGAAGTGCAACGACGTGGTTTGTTTTTCAATATGATTTGAAATTTTTTAGATACTTTATGCCGATGTCAGGGCCAAATGCCAGTGATGCTGCGGTCATGGCTAAGTCTGTTAAGTCAGCAGGTCTTAATCAAGATGATTTCTTTATCGCGGCCTCAGTTGGTGGTGCAGATAGTACCAAGTATGCGATGAAGCCAGCAATTAAGTCGTTGTGGCGGCAATCAGTTTTTACAAAAGATAATTTATGGTACCGTGAAGACCAGCATGGTGGGCACGATGAACAATCTTTTACGAATCAATCGTATAACGCTTTGCCTTTGCTGTTTAAACAATAG
- a CDS encoding iron reductase, translating into MAAMIGGKLMLKRYPVALYAVWLVILIVIPLPLIWSLDVQLLDTSRNLLIYDAGAVAYTWWLTIVALSVRPRWLDRLIGLPAMYFVHGLVGVLALILATVHVQLAFTMHDIIRITGRWAWYLAIFGILYAMFFMSGWIVDRLVPVQRLKNKLQFFFKHQLSVWIHRLNFVMIGLIWLHVHVIPRVNALHSFILVFDLYTVVALGLYAWHKFIASASESRKGKLIANQMINARVRQLTVELTGAVNMFRPGDFYFLSFPAVKGLSKEAHPFSVTTVPNKAHTVVFTIQTSGDFTENLGLASPGDPVRLEGPFGRFDKILSHDDPQQPLILYGMGTGLAPLLSLADAYASVRPVHLFWTVRPGDAQIFDQQFETLLARHPQIKLNRHVHRFEPKDLQRLLSKKEIQSGRFVVVGNASGVLQIEKTFVALGVGRSRLTDERLTM; encoded by the coding sequence ATGGCCGCAATGATTGGAGGAAAATTGATGCTCAAACGATACCCTGTTGCACTGTATGCGGTCTGGCTAGTTATTTTAATTGTCATTCCGCTTCCGCTGATATGGTCACTTGATGTGCAACTGTTAGATACTAGTCGAAATTTATTAATTTATGATGCAGGAGCAGTCGCCTATACGTGGTGGTTAACGATTGTTGCATTGTCTGTTCGACCGCGTTGGCTAGACCGACTTATTGGACTGCCTGCGATGTATTTTGTTCATGGCCTGGTCGGAGTACTCGCACTAATTCTAGCAACAGTTCATGTTCAGCTTGCATTTACGATGCATGATATTATTCGCATCACGGGTAGGTGGGCATGGTATTTGGCTATTTTTGGTATTCTATACGCAATGTTTTTCATGTCGGGGTGGATTGTCGATCGATTAGTGCCAGTACAGCGACTCAAGAATAAGCTGCAATTTTTCTTTAAGCATCAGCTATCGGTATGGATTCACCGGTTGAATTTCGTGATGATTGGTTTGATTTGGCTTCATGTTCACGTTATTCCGCGCGTCAATGCGTTGCATTCATTTATCCTGGTATTTGATTTATATACTGTGGTGGCACTAGGCCTATACGCTTGGCACAAGTTCATCGCTTCCGCTTCAGAAAGTCGCAAGGGAAAACTGATTGCAAATCAAATGATTAATGCTCGTGTTCGTCAGTTGACGGTTGAATTAACAGGGGCAGTCAACATGTTTCGTCCAGGTGATTTTTACTTTCTGAGTTTTCCCGCTGTCAAAGGGCTGAGCAAAGAAGCCCATCCGTTCTCTGTGACTACCGTGCCTAATAAAGCTCACACAGTTGTTTTTACCATTCAAACAAGCGGTGATTTTACGGAGAACTTAGGCTTAGCTTCTCCAGGTGACCCGGTTCGCCTTGAGGGGCCATTTGGTCGCTTTGACAAAATCCTTTCTCACGATGACCCTCAGCAGCCGCTAATTCTGTATGGTATGGGAACCGGCTTAGCCCCATTACTTAGTTTAGCCGACGCCTATGCTTCGGTACGCCCAGTTCATTTATTTTGGACCGTGCGTCCGGGAGATGCGCAGATATTTGATCAACAATTCGAGACGTTATTAGCTCGTCATCCCCAAATAAAATTGAATCGGCACGTTCATCGATTTGAGCCCAAGGACCTTCAGAGGCTGCTATCTAAGAAAGAAATTCAGTCTGGACGATTTGTGGTTGTTGGAAATGCCAGTGGCGTGTTACAGATTGAAAAAACATTTGTTGCGTTGGGTGTGGGTCGAAGCCGGCTAACAGATGAACGATTGACGATGTAG
- a CDS encoding MFS transporter: MKNLITNKANLTITGANLAETLGISIFNIILLTYAKSFQHPTALVSIVSLGSIVPGMLAVIIGRFADYSLNKSRFLIGAKIVQAALYVLLGLIITRRTFILFLVVVLINIVSDCLGIYSSSLRLPILKEKIPDERRQQVLGLNQSVTTLLQPVGQSLGITIIAATHDYALAGYINALTFLVAAGILMIGHRTIDVRISAHPQKRRASDLRHQVITILQHSSGMNIISLLTSVIIVNGVAASIDALINLFILNHPHLTVLPFSVEILLVNVGFIAGSVIGSLAKFQFLDHLSYRTIMVTVTATILVLFINFIVGQNYWLLLAGMCFSAFCLGQLNPKLTAQIIATTDQTMIGTVTGALSSLVTIAVPLGSIGLVLLYNVVAPNAAYLTGICFLLIGIGALFVKQPQADDLAS; the protein is encoded by the coding sequence ATGAAAAATCTCATCACGAACAAGGCCAATCTCACCATCACCGGCGCTAACCTGGCAGAGACGCTCGGCATCAGTATTTTCAACATCATCTTACTGACCTATGCCAAGAGCTTCCAACATCCAACTGCCCTGGTCTCAATCGTCTCACTGGGATCGATCGTCCCCGGCATGTTGGCAGTCATCATCGGCCGGTTCGCAGACTACTCTCTGAACAAGAGTCGCTTTCTCATCGGGGCGAAGATCGTTCAAGCCGCGCTATACGTGTTGCTCGGCTTAATCATTACCCGCCGAACCTTCATTTTATTTCTGGTCGTGGTTCTCATTAACATCGTCTCAGATTGCCTGGGTATCTACAGTTCGAGTCTCCGCCTGCCAATTCTGAAAGAAAAAATTCCGGATGAGCGTCGCCAGCAAGTATTAGGGTTAAATCAAAGTGTGACTACCCTACTACAGCCAGTTGGACAGTCGCTGGGAATCACCATCATTGCCGCAACGCATGACTACGCGCTCGCAGGCTATATCAATGCCCTGACATTCTTAGTCGCTGCCGGCATTTTGATGATTGGTCACCGGACGATTGACGTCCGAATTTCCGCCCACCCGCAAAAACGACGCGCCTCAGATCTGCGTCACCAGGTCATCACGATTCTGCAACACTCCTCTGGGATGAATATTATCAGCCTGCTGACCTCGGTTATCATCGTAAACGGGGTGGCGGCCAGCATCGACGCGCTGATCAACTTATTCATTCTCAACCATCCGCATCTGACGGTCTTGCCGTTCAGTGTTGAAATTTTGCTAGTCAATGTCGGCTTCATTGCTGGCTCGGTCATCGGTAGCCTTGCCAAGTTCCAATTTCTGGACCATTTATCCTACAGAACCATCATGGTCACCGTGACGGCCACGATTTTAGTGCTGTTCATTAATTTTATCGTGGGCCAGAATTATTGGCTCTTACTTGCTGGCATGTGTTTCTCCGCCTTTTGTCTGGGACAGTTGAATCCCAAACTGACAGCACAAATCATTGCCACCACTGACCAAACGATGATTGGTACGGTCACGGGGGCGCTAAGCTCGCTCGTCACGATTGCCGTGCCACTTGGCAGTATCGGCCTGGTCTTACTCTATAACGTCGTTGCCCCCAACGCAGCTTATCTCACCGGCATCTGCTTTCTGCTAATCGGCATCGGCGCGCTATTCGTCAAGCAGCCGCAAGCGGATGATCTCGCTAGTTAA
- a CDS encoding type IV toxin-antitoxin system AbiEi family antitoxin domain-containing protein, whose protein sequence is MTLYNQAKVLLRKYNGTFTRRQAISEGIVAPSLSRMVEQELIERVGPGIYADPMSFEDEFLIAQLRLSRGIFCKETALYLYNMTDRTPNFMEMTFPKGYKSNYFDELRIKPYRQIDALYGMGITTIETPYGNQVRVYDIERTLCDIIRPPHVAQDEVVRQAMQGYVQRPEKDLNRLMKYAKNLKVDAKIKTYMSVLG, encoded by the coding sequence ATGACTTTATATAACCAGGCAAAAGTCTTATTGCGTAAATACAACGGAACATTCACAAGACGTCAGGCAATCTCAGAAGGAATTGTGGCGCCATCATTAAGCCGAATGGTTGAACAGGAATTAATTGAGCGAGTTGGGCCAGGAATATATGCTGACCCGATGTCGTTTGAAGACGAGTTTTTAATCGCACAACTACGCTTGAGTAGAGGCATCTTTTGCAAAGAAACGGCGTTGTATCTGTATAATATGACTGATCGAACGCCCAATTTTATGGAAATGACTTTTCCAAAAGGATATAAGTCAAATTATTTTGATGAATTAAGAATTAAACCGTATCGGCAAATTGATGCGCTTTACGGTATGGGAATTACAACTATCGAAACACCGTATGGCAATCAGGTCCGAGTCTATGATATTGAGCGGACTTTGTGTGACATTATTCGGCCACCGCATGTTGCTCAGGATGAAGTTGTTCGTCAAGCAATGCAAGGCTATGTACAACGACCTGAAAAGGATCTCAATCGATTAATGAAATATGCGAAAAACTTAAAAGTTGATGCGAAAATCAAGACTTACATGAGTGTATTAGGATGA
- a CDS encoding aspartate-semialdehyde dehydrogenase, producing the protein MSGYNVAIVGATGAVGARMIKMVEQTSLPVNSVKLLASSRSAGKQLQFNGQALTVEETVPESFEGIDLALFSAGGSVSKKFAPEAVKRGAVVVDNTSAFRMDPKIPLVVPEVNPEALKLHHGIVANPNCSTIQMVVALEPVRQAFGLKRVIVSTYQAVGGAGNRALKELHDETEAYLKGEEMEAHILPVAGDKKHYPIAFNALPQIDVFEEDGYTHEEWKMIHETKKIMCGGDMDSKDIKVTATCVRIPVPVSHSESVYFEVEDPKATVKGIQDALAAAPGLVLQDDPDHQIYPQAHNAEGSKDTFVGRVRPDQETPQAFHMWNVSDNLLKGAAWNSVQIAETMDKMGLLHVQ; encoded by the coding sequence GTGAGTGGATATAACGTCGCGATTGTCGGTGCAACTGGTGCAGTTGGCGCGCGGATGATCAAAATGGTGGAACAGACGAGTTTACCTGTCAATTCAGTTAAACTTTTGGCATCAAGTCGTTCAGCCGGGAAACAATTACAGTTCAATGGTCAAGCCTTAACTGTCGAAGAGACCGTCCCTGAATCATTCGAAGGAATCGATTTAGCCCTCTTCTCAGCGGGTGGCTCAGTATCTAAGAAATTTGCCCCTGAAGCAGTCAAACGGGGTGCCGTAGTTGTTGACAATACGAGTGCCTTCCGGATGGATCCTAAGATTCCATTGGTTGTTCCTGAAGTTAACCCTGAAGCATTGAAGCTTCATCATGGAATCGTGGCTAACCCGAACTGCTCAACCATCCAAATGGTCGTTGCTTTGGAACCGGTGCGTCAAGCATTTGGGCTGAAGCGGGTCATCGTTTCAACTTACCAAGCCGTTGGTGGTGCCGGCAACCGGGCCTTGAAGGAATTGCATGATGAAACCGAAGCCTACTTAAAGGGTGAAGAGATGGAAGCTCATATCTTACCTGTTGCGGGCGACAAAAAGCATTATCCGATTGCCTTCAATGCGTTACCACAAATTGACGTGTTTGAAGAAGATGGCTACACCCATGAAGAATGGAAGATGATCCATGAAACCAAAAAGATCATGTGTGGCGGCGACATGGACAGTAAGGATATCAAAGTAACTGCAACTTGTGTGCGGATTCCAGTGCCAGTTAGTCACTCCGAATCAGTTTACTTCGAAGTTGAAGATCCTAAAGCAACCGTCAAGGGCATTCAAGATGCTTTGGCAGCTGCACCAGGGCTGGTCTTACAAGACGACCCTGATCATCAAATCTATCCACAAGCACATAATGCGGAAGGTTCCAAGGACACGTTTGTCGGCCGGGTTCGTCCTGACCAAGAAACCCCACAAGCTTTCCATATGTGGAACGTTTCTGACAACCTCTTAAAAGGGGCTGCCTGGAACTCAGTTCAAATTGCGGAAACAATGGATAAGATGGGCTTATTGCACGTGCAATAG
- a CDS encoding linear amide C-N hydrolase, translated as MCTSLTYLDTDDQHYFARTMDFPTTTPWRPIFLPRHYQWPTGLATERTTQYAILGGGRLPKHFSSCLMADGINEAGLTCAELYLPHAVNYATESVPGQINLTPQAFINWVLGEHASVAAVIADLPRINLVGASWGDDTGEVYPFHWLLSDRQTSVVIEPTGSPLTAQLNPAGVLTNTPILVDHQRRLNRYLGLSGTQITAATQQAAQQVIQTQQPLPTGPIPTDRFIHMALRRLGTAQLSSEQVPATIFRWLQEVSLPYDANRRNLISHNYTHYRCLIQLETRTYHFIPRTTGRQQSLTLTSEMAADWQTPYVFPAD; from the coding sequence ATGTGCACTAGTTTAACTTATCTTGATACTGACGACCAACACTACTTTGCTCGAACAATGGACTTTCCAACGACGACACCCTGGCGGCCAATTTTTTTACCGCGGCACTATCAGTGGCCAACTGGCTTAGCGACTGAGCGTACGACCCAGTATGCCATTCTGGGTGGTGGGCGCCTGCCCAAGCATTTTAGTAGCTGTTTGATGGCTGATGGAATCAACGAAGCGGGTTTAACCTGTGCCGAACTTTACCTGCCACACGCGGTCAACTACGCGACTGAATCAGTCCCGGGTCAAATCAACTTGACCCCGCAAGCTTTTATCAACTGGGTGTTAGGTGAACATGCATCGGTCGCTGCCGTCATTGCCGACCTGCCTCGAATCAATCTCGTTGGCGCTTCCTGGGGCGACGATACTGGGGAAGTCTACCCCTTTCACTGGCTCCTAAGTGATCGCCAGACCAGCGTGGTCATTGAACCCACTGGTAGTCCCCTGACTGCTCAACTGAATCCGGCTGGCGTCCTGACCAATACGCCAATCCTGGTTGACCATCAGCGCCGTTTGAATCGCTACTTAGGCTTAAGTGGCACTCAAATTACCGCCGCAACTCAGCAGGCCGCCCAACAAGTCATTCAGACGCAGCAGCCCCTGCCGACTGGTCCGATTCCAACTGACCGCTTCATTCATATGGCGTTGCGGCGACTGGGCACGGCACAGCTTTCATCCGAGCAAGTGCCTGCGACTATTTTTCGTTGGCTGCAAGAAGTCAGCTTGCCGTACGATGCGAACCGCCGCAATCTGATTAGTCATAATTACACGCATTATCGTTGTTTGATTCAGCTGGAGACCCGCACTTACCACTTCATTCCCCGCACGACTGGTCGTCAACAAAGCTTGACCCTAACGTCAGAGATGGCTGCGGATTGGCAAACACCGTACGTCTTTCCAGCGGACTGA
- a CDS encoding MFS transporter codes for MKNIYVLLAGESTSQFGNNLFDIAIMWYLYRLTDNSTTIGLISGTFNALVVLNVLTGYLADRFPKTKVMMTIDGLQAVLMGVATYLYYGFAVNIWTLVGVAFIAKILGTVFDPAENALIPQIVPTDQLQRVNSMNQGVKVCAQLVGMLAGGSLVAFVSLADFVLINGLTFLVSLACIVIVHKRVGHAEQVSVEQVQTRDWYAGLAYVYHNPMLRTLILLAVIVNMVIGPVLGLNIIWTRGTLHASAVVYSLAQALFIIGVVAGSILINFVKTTFKTKLLLALTTMTVAVTFMVLTHSIGTTLIAMMVIGMAGGFVNVSLFTLIQLKTPGELLGRVNGAMMSCTNISMPIGIALGGVITRYVGIATVFIIGSAITLVALLAMSRVTLNEA; via the coding sequence ATGAAGAATATCTATGTTCTACTTGCCGGAGAGTCGACATCGCAATTCGGTAATAATTTATTTGATATTGCGATTATGTGGTATCTGTATCGACTGACTGATAATTCCACGACGATTGGGCTGATTTCTGGAACGTTCAATGCGTTAGTCGTGCTGAATGTACTGACGGGATATTTAGCCGATCGGTTTCCTAAGACCAAAGTGATGATGACGATTGACGGGTTACAAGCCGTATTAATGGGCGTCGCCACTTATTTGTATTACGGCTTTGCAGTTAATATTTGGACGCTGGTGGGGGTCGCGTTTATCGCTAAAATTCTGGGAACTGTTTTTGATCCGGCTGAGAATGCGTTAATTCCGCAAATTGTCCCGACTGACCAATTACAGCGCGTCAATAGTATGAATCAAGGCGTTAAGGTGTGCGCCCAATTAGTGGGCATGTTAGCTGGCGGTAGTCTAGTTGCGTTCGTCTCGCTAGCTGATTTCGTTTTGATCAATGGTCTGACGTTCTTGGTCTCGCTAGCTTGTATCGTGATTGTACATAAACGGGTGGGCCACGCTGAACAAGTGAGCGTCGAGCAGGTGCAAACCCGGGATTGGTATGCTGGCTTAGCTTACGTCTATCATAACCCGATGTTGCGAACGCTAATTTTACTAGCCGTAATCGTGAATATGGTGATTGGTCCCGTGCTAGGACTGAATATCATCTGGACGCGGGGAACCTTACATGCCAGTGCCGTCGTCTATAGCTTGGCACAAGCGCTGTTCATCATTGGGGTGGTGGCTGGCAGTATTCTGATCAATTTTGTTAAAACGACTTTTAAGACCAAGTTACTGTTGGCTTTGACGACGATGACGGTCGCGGTGACGTTCATGGTGTTGACGCACAGTATCGGTACCACCTTGATTGCGATGATGGTGATTGGTATGGCGGGTGGCTTTGTGAATGTGTCGCTATTCACTTTGATCCAATTGAAAACGCCCGGCGAACTATTAGGGCGGGTGAACGGTGCGATGATGTCTTGCACGAATATTTCAATGCCGATTGGTATCGCACTCGGCGGCGTCATAACCAGGTACGTCGGTATTGCAACCGTATTTATCATCGGCAGTGCGATTACCCTGGTGGCGTTACTGGCGATGAGTCGGGTGACGCTCAACGAAGCTTGA